The following are from one region of the Cyclopterus lumpus isolate fCycLum1 chromosome 21, fCycLum1.pri, whole genome shotgun sequence genome:
- the uchl3 gene encoding ubiquitin carboxyl-terminal hydrolase isozyme L3, with protein sequence MDSPRWLPLESNPEVMTKFVNCLGMRPTWQFGDVYGLDPELLGMVPRPVCAVLLLFPMTDKYEAFKQEEEEKLKGERQEVSPDVYFIKQTIGNACGTIGLIHAVANNQARLEFEPDSPLQKFIEQSSKMSSEEKAAFLEKDESIRVTHESSAQEGQTEAPSLDEKVNLHFIAFVNVGGQLYELDGRKPFPIVHGKTSEDNFLEDAAKVCKVFMARDPQELRFTIIALSKDSY encoded by the exons ATGGACAGTCCACGCTGGTTGCCCCTGGAGTCAAATCCAGAA GTCATGACCAAG TTCGTCAACTGCTTGGGAATGAGACCAACCTGGCAATTTGGAGATGTCTACGGATTGGATCCAGAGCTTCTCGGTATGGTGCCAAGACCAGTGTGTGCCGTGCTGCTTCTTTTCCCAATGACGGATAAG TATGAGGCTTTCaagcaagaagaggaagagaaactcAAGGGAGAGCGACAGGAGGTCTCTCCTGACGTCTACTTCATAAAGCAAACTATTGGAAACGCCTGTGGAACGATAGGATTAATTCATGCCGTGGCGAACAACCAGGCCCGCCTGGAATTCG AGCCCGATTCTCCTCTGCAGAAGTTCATTGAACAAAGCTCTAAAATGAGCTCAGAAGAAAAGGCAGCCTTCCTGGAAAAAGACGAG AGTATACGCGTTACACATGAATCCAGTGCACAGGAGGGACAAACGGAG GCCCCAAGTTTAGACGAGAAAGTGAACCTGCATTTTATAGCTTTTGTGAATGTCGGAGGACAGTTATATGAACTGG ATGGCCGGAAGCCTTTCCCTATCGTCCACGGAAAAACCTCAGAAGATAATTTCCTGGAG GACGCTGCAAAGGTTTGTAAGGTCTTCATGGCCCGCGACCCTCAGGAGCTGCGCTTCACCATCATTGCCCTCTCCAAAGATTCCTATTGA